One Campylobacter concisus DNA segment encodes these proteins:
- the lepA gene encoding translation elongation factor 4, with amino-acid sequence MKNIRNFSIIAHIDHGKSTLADRLIQECGAVSDREMSSQIMDTMDIEKERGITIKAQSVRLNYALNGQNFILNLIDTPGHVDFSYEVSRSLASCEGALLVVDASQGVEAQTIANVYIALENNLEIIPVINKIDLPAADPARVKDEIEHIIGLDCSGAIEVSAKTGVGIKELLEAIITRIPAPNGDVSKPTKALIYDSWFDNYLGALALVRVYDGEISKNDEILVMGTGKKHIVLDLMYPNPIAPIKTKTLSAGEVGIVVLGLKNVSDVQVGDTITQSRNPLKEPVGGFERAKPFVFAGLYPIETDKFEDLRDALDKLKLNDSSISYEPETSVALGFGFRVGFLGLLHMEVVKERLEREFDLDLIATAPTVTYEVIQTDGLNLKIQNPSQLPSVNKIDSILEPYVKATIITPSEFLGNIITLLNNRRGIQTKMDYITTDRVLLEYDIPMNEIVMDFYDKLKSSTKGYASFDYEPSDYRVGDLVKLDVKVAGETVDALSIIVPESKAQTKGRDFVKAMKDIVPRQLFEVAIQASIGNKIIARETVKSMGKNVTAKCYGGDITRKRKLLEKQKEGKKRMKAIGKVNLPQEAFLSVLKID; translated from the coding sequence ATGAAAAACATCAGAAATTTTAGCATCATCGCTCACATCGACCACGGCAAAAGCACGCTTGCTGATCGCCTCATTCAGGAGTGTGGCGCCGTAAGCGACCGTGAGATGAGCTCGCAGATCATGGACACGATGGACATCGAAAAAGAGCGTGGCATCACGATCAAGGCCCAGTCTGTCCGCCTAAACTACGCACTAAATGGGCAAAATTTTATTCTAAATTTGATAGACACCCCAGGACACGTTGATTTTAGCTACGAGGTAAGCCGTAGCCTAGCTAGTTGCGAGGGCGCGCTGCTTGTCGTGGATGCTAGCCAGGGCGTGGAGGCGCAAACCATCGCAAACGTCTATATCGCACTTGAAAATAACCTAGAGATCATCCCAGTCATCAACAAGATCGATCTACCAGCAGCTGACCCTGCTAGGGTAAAAGATGAGATAGAGCACATCATCGGACTTGACTGCTCAGGAGCGATCGAAGTGAGCGCAAAAACAGGCGTTGGCATAAAAGAGCTACTTGAAGCGATCATCACGAGGATCCCTGCGCCAAATGGCGACGTAAGCAAGCCTACAAAGGCGCTAATCTACGATAGTTGGTTTGACAACTACCTTGGCGCGCTTGCACTTGTGCGTGTTTATGATGGTGAAATTTCAAAAAATGATGAAATTTTGGTCATGGGCACGGGCAAAAAACACATCGTGCTAGACCTCATGTATCCAAATCCTATAGCTCCGATCAAGACTAAAACGCTTAGCGCTGGCGAGGTTGGCATCGTTGTTTTGGGGCTTAAAAACGTTAGCGACGTGCAAGTTGGAGATACGATAACACAGTCAAGAAATCCTCTAAAAGAGCCAGTTGGCGGCTTTGAGAGGGCTAAGCCGTTTGTTTTTGCGGGACTTTATCCAATAGAAACTGATAAATTTGAAGATCTGCGTGATGCGCTGGATAAGCTAAAGCTAAATGACAGCTCCATTAGCTACGAGCCAGAGACCTCGGTCGCACTTGGATTTGGCTTTAGGGTTGGCTTTTTAGGTCTTCTTCATATGGAGGTCGTCAAAGAGAGGCTAGAGCGCGAGTTTGACTTGGACCTCATTGCTACAGCGCCAACCGTGACCTACGAAGTCATTCAAACAGATGGACTAAATTTAAAGATCCAAAACCCAAGCCAGCTGCCATCAGTCAATAAAATAGACTCAATCCTTGAGCCGTATGTGAAAGCCACTATCATCACGCCAAGCGAGTTTTTGGGCAACATCATCACACTTTTAAACAATCGCCGCGGCATACAAACAAAGATGGACTACATCACGACTGACCGCGTTTTACTCGAGTATGACATACCGATGAATGAAATCGTGATGGACTTTTATGACAAGCTAAAATCAAGCACCAAAGGCTACGCGAGCTTTGACTATGAGCCTAGCGACTACCGCGTGGGTGATCTAGTAAAGCTTGATGTAAAAGTGGCTGGCGAGACGGTCGATGCGCTCTCTATTATCGTGCCTGAGAGCAAGGCGCAGACAAAGGGCAGGGACTTCGTAAAGGCGATGAAAGATATCGTGCCTCGTCAGCTCTTTGAAGTGGCGATACAAGCTAGCATCGGTAATAAAATAATCGCCCGCGAAACCGTAAAATCAATGGGTAAAAACGTCACAGCCAAGTGCTACGGCGGCGACATCACTCGTAAGAGGAAGTTGCTAGAAAAGCAAAAAGAGGGTAAGAAGCGGATGAAGGCCATTGGCAAGGTAAATTTGCCGCAAGAGGCGTTTTTATCCGTCCTAAAAATAGACTAG
- a CDS encoding 2-hydroxymuconate tautomerase family protein gives MPFVKICVTKEGDSPSVEQKEKMISGVTKLISEILGRNAQNTVVIIDEIDTNNYGIAGESVKNLRKKQNEQKEVKC, from the coding sequence ATGCCATTTGTGAAAATTTGTGTGACAAAAGAGGGCGATAGCCCAAGTGTTGAGCAAAAAGAGAAGATGATAAGCGGAGTCACTAAACTAATAAGCGAAATTTTAGGAAGAAATGCTCAAAATACTGTTGTAATCATTGACGAGATAGACACTAATAATTACGGTATAGCAGGAGAGAGTGTGAAAAATCTTCGTAAAAAACAAAACGAGCAAAAGGAAGTGAAATGCTAA
- a CDS encoding YajG family lipoprotein, giving the protein MNKFKFLAIFGLFVLFLTGCAPSQSVVAFDPYKAAASQQNRGFEAYISAVHDNRKNKSTIATITDSKGTVKEYVVLQNDLATYFSDSLKKELMARGANVNGMGGVVVEIFINEFEANMSGYGTDNTKGNIKITLKIQKGDQSIVKNISNNQTKFELIRTGGAFKPFLTDIINDAVKRTAIAILNS; this is encoded by the coding sequence ATGAATAAATTTAAATTTTTAGCTATTTTTGGACTTTTTGTTTTGTTTTTAACTGGTTGTGCACCAAGCCAGAGTGTTGTCGCGTTTGATCCGTATAAGGCTGCTGCAAGCCAGCAAAATAGAGGCTTTGAGGCCTATATAAGCGCAGTGCATGACAACCGCAAAAATAAAAGTACCATCGCTACGATCACTGATAGCAAAGGCACAGTAAAAGAATATGTCGTACTTCAAAACGATCTTGCTACTTATTTTAGCGATTCGCTCAAAAAAGAGCTTATGGCACGCGGTGCAAATGTGAATGGCATGGGTGGAGTTGTGGTTGAAATTTTTATCAACGAATTTGAAGCAAATATGAGCGGATACGGTACTGATAATACAAAAGGTAATATTAAGATTACACTTAAGATCCAAAAAGGTGATCAAAGTATCGTTAAAAATATTTCAAATAATCAAACCAAATTTGAGTTGATTCGTACAGGCGGAGCATTTAAGCCATTTTTAACTGATATTATAAACGATGCAGTCAAACGCACAGCAATTGCTATTTTAAATAGCTAA
- a CDS encoding ComF family protein: protein MFCAFCKSFTLNTFCKICSQILSEPSPIVRELEGFKIYSFYGYSEIKELIHSKHQMHGYFIYKNLAKFAFNQFAKSFSLPEKVYALPIDDRVHHGYSHTAILANALRAKNLKPIFHALHATSKISYSGKDLQFRQNNPRNFKILKKITTPVILVDDIVTTGTTILEARNTLEKAGVKVLFALVLADAKH, encoded by the coding sequence ATGTTTTGTGCATTTTGTAAGAGCTTTACACTAAATACATTTTGTAAAATTTGCTCACAAATTTTAAGCGAACCAAGCCCGATAGTAAGAGAACTAGAGGGCTTTAAAATTTATAGCTTTTACGGCTACTCTGAAATAAAAGAACTCATCCACTCCAAGCACCAAATGCATGGATATTTTATATATAAAAACTTAGCTAAATTTGCATTTAATCAATTTGCTAAAAGCTTTAGCTTACCGGAGAAAGTCTATGCTCTGCCGATAGATGATAGAGTGCATCACGGCTATTCGCACACGGCTATTTTGGCAAATGCGCTAAGGGCTAAAAATCTAAAGCCCATATTTCACGCACTGCATGCAACCAGCAAGATCAGCTATAGTGGCAAGGATTTACAATTTAGACAAAATAACCCAAGAAATTTTAAAATCCTAAAAAAGATCACTACTCCAGTTATTTTGGTAGATGATATCGTAACTACTGGCACTACGATACTTGAGGCTAGAAATACTCTAGAAAAAGCTGGTGTAAAAGTACTTTTTGCTTTGGTTTTGGCCGATGCTAAACATTAA
- a CDS encoding YggS family pyridoxal phosphate-dependent enzyme, producing MMIVLKELLEKIENLSKDVTLIAVSKNVTSAEVRELYAQGQRNFGENRVQELAKKELELQNFTDIKWHMIGRLQNNKINQMVSLKPTLWQSCDSFERAVEVDKRLSYKLDTLLQINSADEDTKQGASVANAAEIYERIQSECKNINLKGVMSIGAHVDEPKEIQKSFELTHKIFESLKPKGAAICSMGMSSDFELAIKCGSNMIRLGTMLYL from the coding sequence ATGATGATAGTTTTAAAAGAGCTACTTGAAAAGATCGAAAATTTAAGCAAAGACGTGACACTAATCGCCGTTAGTAAAAATGTCACAAGCGCTGAAGTAAGAGAGCTTTACGCACAAGGGCAAAGAAATTTTGGCGAAAATAGAGTCCAAGAGCTAGCCAAAAAAGAGCTAGAACTGCAAAATTTTACTGATATAAAATGGCATATGATCGGCCGATTGCAAAATAACAAAATAAATCAAATGGTAAGCCTAAAGCCCACACTTTGGCAAAGCTGCGATAGCTTTGAAAGAGCTGTAGAGGTCGATAAAAGGCTTAGCTACAAGCTAGATACCTTGCTTCAAATAAACTCGGCTGATGAGGATACAAAGCAAGGTGCAAGCGTAGCAAATGCGGCAGAAATTTATGAGCGCATCCAAAGCGAGTGCAAAAATATCAATCTAAAAGGTGTGATGAGTATCGGAGCACATGTGGATGAGCCAAAAGAGATTCAAAAGAGCTTTGAGCTTACTCATAAAATTTTTGAGAGCCTAAAGCCAAAAGGTGCAGCTATCTGCTCGATGGGCATGAGTAGCGACTTCGAGCTGGCGATAAAATGTGGCTCAAATATGATTCGCCTTGGCACTATGCTTTATTTATAA
- the rseP gene encoding RIP metalloprotease RseP, whose translation MKGILFTLALLCLGLYAYSFYFLVTVLAISFLIFFHELGHFLAARSLGVKVNTFSIGFGEKIYTKNVGGTDYCLSAIPLGGYVQLKGQDDTDPKAKNYDRDSYNVLSPLKRIYILFAGPFFNFILAFFIYILLGFIGVERLAPSIGHIADGSAAASAGLMKNDKILAINGVKINEWDEISKNVKLEPSTILIDRNGSQMTINLTPKIGETINLFNEKVQRPLIGISPNGEVIKIYHTGLAGINFAFSETIEASKLIFKSFTKLVSGAVPLKEVGGIVQIADVTSKAAKISLGVLLTIVALISVNLGVLNLFPIPALDGGHILFNLYELIFRREVNERVLTTLTYCGWALLLGIMVLATFNDIMRLSGGL comes from the coding sequence TTGAAAGGCATTCTCTTTACGCTAGCCCTGCTTTGCCTTGGGCTTTATGCGTATTCGTTTTATTTTTTAGTGACCGTTTTAGCCATTAGTTTTCTCATATTTTTTCACGAGCTTGGCCACTTTTTGGCAGCAAGGTCGCTAGGCGTCAAAGTAAATACCTTTAGCATCGGCTTTGGCGAGAAAATTTACACCAAAAACGTTGGCGGCACCGACTACTGCCTAAGCGCAATCCCACTTGGTGGATACGTGCAGCTAAAAGGACAAGATGACACCGACCCAAAGGCCAAAAACTACGACCGTGATAGCTACAACGTGCTAAGCCCACTAAAGCGAATTTATATCCTTTTTGCAGGACCATTTTTTAACTTTATCTTGGCCTTTTTTATCTACATTTTGCTTGGATTTATCGGTGTTGAGAGACTTGCGCCAAGCATTGGACACATAGCTGACGGCTCGGCGGCTGCCAGCGCTGGACTTATGAAAAACGATAAAATTTTAGCCATAAACGGCGTAAAGATAAACGAGTGGGATGAGATCAGTAAAAATGTGAAATTAGAGCCAAGCACCATTTTGATAGATCGCAACGGCTCGCAAATGACTATAAATTTAACACCAAAGATAGGCGAGACGATAAATCTATTTAATGAAAAGGTACAGCGCCCATTAATCGGGATCTCTCCAAATGGCGAAGTGATAAAAATTTACCACACTGGTCTTGCAGGCATAAATTTTGCCTTTAGTGAGACGATCGAGGCATCAAAACTAATCTTTAAAAGCTTTACCAAACTAGTAAGTGGAGCTGTGCCGCTAAAAGAGGTCGGTGGCATCGTACAGATCGCTGATGTCACTTCAAAAGCCGCAAAAATAAGTCTTGGCGTGCTTTTGACGATCGTCGCTTTAATCTCAGTAAATTTAGGCGTTTTAAATTTATTCCCAATCCCTGCACTTGATGGTGGCCACATACTTTTTAACTTATATGAGCTAATTTTTAGACGCGAGGTAAATGAGCGAGTGCTCACGACACTTACCTACTGCGGTTGGGCGCTACTGCTTGGCATAATGGTACTCGCGACTTTTAATGACATTATGAGATTAAGCGGAGGTTTATGA
- the pgsA gene encoding CDP-diacylglycerol--glycerol-3-phosphate 3-phosphatidyltransferase yields the protein MVARLLNESEISKHKGIFVSLNLPNSLAFFRILLAPLMFFMLVNAPGIFTQIHMSWINYFAALIFVIASVTDFFDGYIARSWDQKTKLGAILDPLADKMLILAAFLGLMMLGRASAWAVYLILVREFFITGFRVVMASDGVEVAASMAGKVKTVSQMFAVGFLLMSWPGGELLLWIAVALTLYSGFEYIFAYIKAMKKS from the coding sequence ATGGTGGCACGACTTTTAAATGAGAGTGAAATTTCTAAGCATAAAGGCATATTTGTGAGTTTAAATTTACCAAATTCTTTAGCGTTTTTTAGGATACTTCTGGCTCCTCTTATGTTTTTTATGCTCGTAAATGCACCAGGAATTTTTACGCAGATTCACATGAGCTGGATAAATTATTTCGCAGCTCTTATCTTTGTGATCGCCTCAGTAACTGACTTTTTTGACGGCTACATCGCAAGAAGCTGGGATCAAAAGACAAAGCTTGGAGCGATCCTTGATCCGTTAGCAGACAAGATGCTAATTCTTGCTGCATTTTTAGGCCTCATGATGCTTGGAAGGGCTAGTGCTTGGGCTGTTTATCTCATCTTGGTGAGGGAATTTTTTATAACTGGCTTTCGTGTCGTGATGGCAAGTGACGGCGTAGAGGTCGCTGCATCAATGGCCGGCAAGGTAAAGACTGTCTCGCAGATGTTTGCGGTTGGATTTTTACTGATGAGCTGGCCTGGTGGCGAGCTTTTGCTCTGGATCGCTGTTGCGCTTACGCTTTATTCTGGGTTTGAGTATATCTTTGCCTATATAAAGGCGATGAAAAAGAGCTAA
- a CDS encoding enoyl-ACP reductase: MKDTLNEFKGKTLVISGGTRGIGRAIVEEFAKAGVNIAFTYNSNEELAKEQAKELEATYKIKARAYALNILEPETYKELFLKIDEDFDRIDFFISNAIISGRAVAGGYTKFMKLKPRGINNIFTATVNAFVVGTQEAAKRMEKVGGGSIISLSSTGNLVYIENYAGHGTAKAAVEAMARYAATELGEKNIRVNVVSGGPIETDALRAFTNYEEVRDMTAKLSPLNRMGQPTDLAGACLFLCSPKASWVTGHTFIIDGGTTFK, translated from the coding sequence ATGAAGGACACACTAAACGAATTTAAAGGTAAAACGCTAGTTATCAGTGGCGGCACTAGAGGTATCGGTAGAGCCATAGTCGAAGAATTTGCAAAAGCTGGTGTAAATATAGCATTTACATACAACTCAAACGAAGAGCTTGCAAAAGAACAAGCAAAAGAGCTTGAGGCTACTTACAAGATAAAAGCAAGAGCATATGCACTAAATATCCTCGAGCCAGAGACTTATAAAGAGCTATTTTTAAAGATAGACGAGGACTTTGATAGGATTGATTTTTTCATCTCAAATGCTATCATCTCAGGTCGTGCAGTAGCTGGTGGATACACTAAATTTATGAAGCTAAAACCAAGAGGCATAAACAATATCTTTACAGCAACAGTAAACGCCTTTGTCGTAGGCACTCAAGAAGCTGCAAAACGCATGGAAAAAGTTGGTGGCGGCAGCATCATCAGCCTATCATCGACTGGAAATTTAGTATATATCGAAAACTACGCAGGTCACGGTACAGCAAAAGCAGCCGTTGAAGCCATGGCAAGATACGCTGCGACCGAGCTTGGCGAGAAAAACATCCGTGTAAACGTCGTAAGCGGCGGCCCTATCGAGACAGACGCGCTAAGAGCCTTTACTAATTACGAAGAGGTGCGCGATATGACGGCAAAGCTTAGCCCACTAAACCGCATGGGACAGCCGACTGATCTAGCTGGAGCATGTTTATTTTTGTGTTCACCAAAAGCCAGCTGGGTGACTGGACATACATTTATAATAGATGGTGGCACGACTTTTAAATGA
- the dapA gene encoding 4-hydroxy-tetrahydrodipicolinate synthase, with protein sequence MTALITPFKNQKVDEVSFEKLIKRQIKHGIDVVVPVGTTGESATLTHDEHRICIEIAVDACKGTNVKVLAGAGSNATHEAIGIAKFAQAHGADGILSVAPYYNKPTQEGLYEHYKAIANSIEIPVLLYNVPGRVGVDILPATVFRLFKECKNIYGIKEATGSIDRCVDLLAHEPNLVVISGEDAINYPIISNGGKGVISVTANLLPDQISELTHLAMNEEYKKAKLINDNLYTINKTLFCESNPIPIKAAMYLAGLIDSLEYRLPLCKPSKENFKKIEEVIKNYEIKGF encoded by the coding sequence ATGACCGCACTCATTACGCCATTTAAAAATCAAAAAGTGGATGAAGTCAGTTTTGAAAAACTAATAAAAAGACAGATAAAACATGGCATAGATGTTGTTGTGCCAGTTGGAACCACTGGCGAGAGTGCAACACTGACGCATGATGAGCATAGAATTTGTATCGAAATAGCCGTAGATGCATGTAAAGGTACAAATGTAAAAGTACTAGCTGGTGCTGGCAGTAATGCGACTCACGAGGCTATTGGTATCGCTAAATTTGCTCAAGCCCATGGCGCTGATGGTATCCTCTCAGTTGCGCCCTACTACAATAAACCAACGCAAGAAGGGCTTTACGAGCACTACAAGGCCATTGCAAATAGCATTGAAATTCCTGTGCTTCTTTATAATGTTCCGGGTAGAGTTGGCGTGGATATCTTGCCAGCGACCGTTTTTAGGCTTTTTAAAGAGTGTAAAAATATCTACGGTATCAAAGAGGCAACAGGTAGTATAGATAGATGCGTTGATCTACTGGCTCACGAGCCAAATTTAGTAGTCATTAGCGGTGAAGATGCGATCAACTATCCTATCATATCAAATGGCGGCAAAGGCGTTATCTCAGTTACTGCTAACCTCTTGCCAGATCAAATTTCAGAGCTTACGCACCTTGCAATGAACGAAGAGTACAAAAAAGCAAAACTAATAAACGATAATCTATACACGATAAATAAAACACTCTTTTGCGAAAGCAATCCGATACCGATCAAAGCAGCGATGTATCTAGCTGGACTCATCGACTCTTTGGAGTACCGCTTGCCACTTTGTAAACCAAGTAAAGAAAATTTTAAAAAGATAGAAGAAGTAATAAAAAATTACGAAATAAAGGGTTTTTAA
- a CDS encoding M16 family metallopeptidase, whose amino-acid sequence MIKFNKTKLENGLEIYHVPVNPGSKVISVDVFYKVGSRNEVMGKSGIAHMLEHLNFKSTKNLRAGEFDEIVKGFGGVNNASTGFDYTHYFIKASNENLDKTLGLFAELMKNLSLKDKEFQPERDVVHEERRWRTDNNPMGYLYFRLYNHAFIYHPYHWTPIGFIKDIENWNINDIKEFHATFYQPKNAILMISGDIGKDEAFKLAKKNFSSIKNKRAIPKSHCKEPEQDGARKAIIYKDSQTQMLAIAYKIPNFKHGDQVGLNAISEYLATGKSSVLQQKLVDELMLVNQIYAYNMSCVDENLFIFLAVCNPDVEASVVEAEILKIIDDLKNKPIDKDDVLRVKNLIKSDFIYSFESASKVANLYGSYLARGDIKPLYELEKNIDKIDAKLLKEIANRYFNEKTSTTIILKKE is encoded by the coding sequence TTGATAAAATTTAATAAAACAAAACTAGAAAACGGACTAGAAATTTATCACGTACCAGTAAATCCTGGCTCAAAAGTGATAAGTGTCGATGTATTTTACAAAGTTGGATCAAGAAACGAAGTGATGGGCAAAAGTGGTATCGCTCACATGTTAGAGCATCTAAATTTCAAATCAACCAAAAATTTACGAGCTGGGGAGTTTGATGAGATCGTAAAAGGCTTTGGCGGCGTAAATAACGCAAGTACAGGCTTTGACTACACCCACTACTTTATAAAAGCTTCAAATGAAAATTTAGACAAAACGCTTGGGCTTTTTGCTGAGCTTATGAAAAATTTAAGCTTAAAAGATAAAGAATTTCAGCCAGAGCGAGACGTGGTGCATGAAGAGCGCAGATGGCGAACAGACAACAACCCTATGGGATACCTTTACTTTAGGCTCTACAATCACGCATTTATCTATCATCCATATCACTGGACTCCGATAGGCTTTATAAAAGATATCGAAAACTGGAATATCAACGATATAAAAGAATTTCACGCTACCTTTTATCAGCCAAAAAATGCGATTTTGATGATAAGTGGCGACATCGGCAAGGATGAGGCGTTTAAACTGGCTAAGAAAAATTTTAGCAGTATAAAAAATAAAAGAGCCATCCCAAAATCTCACTGCAAAGAACCTGAACAAGACGGAGCTAGAAAAGCTATCATCTATAAAGATAGCCAAACACAAATGCTAGCAATCGCTTACAAAATCCCAAATTTTAAACACGGCGATCAAGTAGGTCTAAATGCGATAAGTGAATATCTAGCTACCGGCAAAAGCTCGGTTTTGCAGCAAAAATTAGTCGATGAGCTAATGCTTGTAAATCAAATTTACGCTTACAATATGAGTTGTGTCGATGAAAATTTATTTATATTTTTAGCAGTTTGCAACCCAGACGTCGAGGCGAGCGTGGTTGAGGCTGAAATTTTAAAGATCATAGATGATTTAAAAAATAAACCAATCGACAAAGATGATGTTTTAAGAGTTAAGAATTTAATCAAAAGCGACTTTATCTATTCGTTTGAAAGTGCAAGTAAGGTTGCAAATTTATATGGCTCATACCTTGCTAGAGGCGATATAAAGCCACTTTATGAGCTTGAGAAAAATATCGATAAGATTGATGCTAAGCTTTTAAAAGAGATAGCAAATAGATATTTTAATGAAAAAACCAGCACAACAATAATTTTAAAAAAGGAATAA
- a CDS encoding quinone-dependent dihydroorotate dehydrogenase produces MSLNYDTLKSIFFKFDPETAHKIAELAMIGANKIFPGSLSFVANKCVVDDNALKQNLFSSTYHNPVGIAGGFDKNATMFEALTALGFGHLEFGTFTPKPQPGNDKPRLFRLIDEESIQNAMGFNNDGCEAIKNRVKKLYPYTLPIWANIGKNKVTPNEDAIKDYEILVREFSEICDTFVINVSSPNTPNLRALQDESFIKELFSVILPLTKKPIIFKIAPDMSHEDAIRLCSCAVENGASGVLVSNTSVDYSLSHSSNLKDFGGLSGKVIAKKSKEIFKAVADELYGKTTLIACGGIDSGAEAYERIKMGANLVQIFTSFIFKGPIIARDINLEILELLKRDGFASISEAVGIDVKK; encoded by the coding sequence ATGAGCTTAAACTACGATACTTTAAAATCTATTTTTTTTAAATTTGATCCTGAAACTGCCCACAAGATCGCAGAACTTGCAATGATCGGAGCAAATAAAATTTTTCCAGGATCATTAAGCTTTGTAGCAAATAAGTGCGTGGTCGATGACAATGCATTAAAACAAAATTTATTCTCAAGCACTTACCACAACCCAGTTGGCATAGCTGGGGGCTTTGATAAAAATGCCACAATGTTTGAAGCACTAACAGCTCTTGGATTTGGGCATTTAGAATTTGGCACATTTACTCCAAAACCTCAACCTGGCAACGACAAACCAAGACTTTTTAGGCTTATAGACGAAGAGAGCATCCAAAACGCGATGGGCTTTAACAACGACGGCTGTGAGGCTATTAAAAATAGAGTCAAAAAACTTTATCCTTATACTTTGCCAATCTGGGCAAATATAGGCAAAAACAAGGTCACACCAAACGAAGACGCAATAAAAGACTATGAAATTTTAGTAAGAGAATTTAGTGAAATTTGCGACACCTTCGTCATAAATGTCTCATCGCCAAACACGCCAAATTTAAGAGCATTGCAAGATGAGAGCTTTATAAAAGAGCTTTTTAGCGTTATTTTGCCGCTTACTAAAAAACCAATCATCTTTAAAATCGCTCCTGATATGAGCCACGAAGATGCGATCAGGCTTTGTAGCTGCGCTGTAGAAAATGGCGCTAGTGGCGTGCTTGTTTCAAATACAAGCGTTGATTACTCGCTCTCTCACTCGTCAAATTTAAAGGATTTTGGCGGACTAAGCGGCAAGGTGATCGCTAAAAAGTCAAAAGAGATCTTTAAAGCCGTTGCAGACGAGCTTTACGGCAAGACGACGCTTATCGCATGTGGCGGCATAGATAGCGGCGCAGAGGCATATGAGCGCATAAAAATGGGAGCAAATTTAGTGCAAATTTTTACAAGCTTTATCTTTAAAGGGCCGATTATCGCAAGGGATATAAATTTAGAAATTTTAGAGCTTTTAAAACGAGATGGCTTTGCTTCTATCAGCGAAGCAGTCGGCATAGATGTTAAAAAATAA